The following are from one region of the Acomys russatus chromosome 32, mAcoRus1.1, whole genome shotgun sequence genome:
- the Chst2 gene encoding carbohydrate sulfotransferase 2: protein MSRSSPRALPPGALPRPLPAAPAAVQRALLPPWPRRAGRRWPVSPLGMKVFRRKALVLCAGYALLLVLTMLNLLDYKWHKEPLQQCNPDGPLGALAGPAGAGWGRPGSPPAAPPRAHPRMDPRTPYRPSAAGLGAVPAAAAGGVEAAASPGNGTRATRGGGGKRQLVYVFTTWRSGSSFFGELFNQNPEVFFLYEPVWHVWQKLYPGDAVSLQGAARDMLSALYRCDLSVFQLYSPAGSGGRNLTTLGIFGAATNKVVCSSPLCPAYRKEVVGLVDDRVCKKCPPQRLARFEEECRKYRTLVIKGVRVFDVAVLAPLLRDPALDLKVIHLVRDPRAVASSRIRSRHGLIRESLQVVRSRDPRAHRMPFLEAAGHKLGAKKEGMGGPADYHALGAMEVICNSMAKTLQTALQPPDWLQGHYLVVRYEDLVGDPVKTLRRVYDFVGLLVSPEMEQFALNMTSGSGSSSKPFVVSARNATQAANAWRTALTFQQIKQVEEFCYQPMAVLGYERVNSPEEVKDLSKTLLRKPRL, encoded by the coding sequence ATGAGCCGCAGCTCGCCGCGAGCTCTGCCCCCGGGCGCGCTTCCCCGGCCCCTGCCGGCCGCGCCTGCCGCCGTGCAGCGGGCCCTGCTCCCGCCGTGGCCCCGGCGCGCAGGACGCCGCTGGCCTGTGTCCCCGCTCGGGATGAAGGTGTTTCGCAGGAAGGCGCTGGTGTTGTGCGCGGGCTATGCACTGCTGCTGGTGCTCACGATGCTCAACCTCCTGGACTACAAGTGGCATAAAGAGCCGCTGCAGCAGTGCAACCCCGACGGGCCTCTGGGTGCCTTAGCAGGGCCGGCTGGGGCCGGCTGGGGACGGCCGGGGTCGCCTCCTGCAGCACCACCCCGCGCTCACCCTCGCATGGATCCCCGCACCCCGTACCGCCCTTCTGCCGCCGGCTTGGGGGCAGTTCCCGCAGCCGCAGCTGGGGGTGTAGAAGCTGCGGCCTCCCCGGGCAATGGCACCCGAGCCACCAGGGGTGGAGGGGGCAAGCGGCAGTTGGTGTATGTGTTCACCACGTGGCGCTCGGGCTCGTCCTTCTTCGGCGAGCTCTTCAACCAGAACCCTGAGGTGTTCTTTCTCTACGAGCCTGTGTGGCACGTGTGGCAAAAACTGTACCCCGGGGACGCGGTTTCCCTGCAGGGGGCAGCGCGGGACATGCTGAGCGCACTCTACCGCTGCGATCTTTCGGTTTTCCAGCTGTATAGCCCCGCCGGCAGTGGGGGGCGCAACCTCACCACTCTGGGCATCTTTGGGGCAGCCACCAACAAGGTGGTATGCTCTTCGCCACTCTGTCCTGCCTACCGCAAGGAGGTCGTCGGGCTTGTGGATGACCGTGTGTGCAAGAAGTGCCCACCTCAACGCCTGGCACGCTTCGAGGAGGAGTGTCGCAAGTACCGCACGCTGGTTATCAAGGGCGTGCGTGTCTTCGATGTGGCTGTGTTAGCGCCGCTGCTTCGAGATCCAGCCTTGGACCTCAAGGTCATCCACCTAGTGCGTGATCCTCGTGCTGTTGCCAGCTCCCGCATCCGCTCGCGCCATGGCCTCATCCGGGAAAGCCTACAGGTGGTGCGAAGCCGGGATCCAAGAGCCCATCGCATGCCCTTCCTGGAGGCCGCTGGCCATAAGCTGGGTGCCAAGAAGGAGGGTATGGGTGGGCCAGCAGACTACCATGCTCTGGGTGCAATGGAGGTCATCTGTAACAGTATGGCCAAAACGCTGCAGACAGCCTTGCAGCCCCCTGACTGGCTGCAGGGACACTACTTAGTGGTGAGGTACGAGGATCTGGTGGGAGACCCGGTGAAGACCCTACGGAGGGTGTACGACTTTGTGGGGTTGCTGGTGAGTCCCGAAATGGAGCAGTTTGCCCTGAATATGACCAGTGGTTCGGGCTCCTCCTCCAAGCCTTTTGTGGTGTCAGCCCGCAATGCCACTCAGGCCGCCAATGCCTGGCGAACCGCGCTCACCTTCCAGCAGATCAAACAGGTGGAGGAGTTTTGCTACCAGCCCATGGCTGTGTTGGGCTATGAGCGGGTCAACAGCCCTGAGGAGGTCAAAGACCTCAGCAAGACCCTGCTTCGGAAACCCCGGCTTTGA